From Pseudomonas hefeiensis, one genomic window encodes:
- a CDS encoding D-alanine--D-alanine ligase codes for MTAAYANLVSTLDPKAFGRVAVLFGGKSAEREVSLKSGNAVLQALQSAGVDAFGIDVGDDFLQRLLNEKIDRAFIILHGRGGEDGSMQGLLECLGIPYTGSGILASALAMDKLRTKQVWHSLGIPTPRHAVLACEADCISAATELGFPLIVKPAHEGSSIGMAKVTSLPELTAAWKDASSYDSQVLVEQWITGPEFTIATLRDQVLPPIALGTPHTFYDYDAKYVANDTQYRIPCGLDSAKEKQLMDLTAKACEALGIAGWGRADVMQDADGQFWFLEVNTAPGMTDHSLVPMAARAAGLDFQQLVLSILAASVGSQEPRG; via the coding sequence ATGACTGCTGCCTACGCCAACCTGGTTTCGACCCTGGACCCGAAAGCCTTCGGCCGCGTCGCCGTGCTGTTCGGCGGCAAGAGCGCCGAGCGCGAAGTGTCCCTCAAGTCGGGCAACGCCGTGCTGCAAGCCCTGCAAAGCGCCGGTGTCGACGCGTTCGGCATCGACGTAGGCGACGACTTTTTGCAGCGCCTGCTGAACGAAAAAATCGACCGTGCGTTCATCATTCTGCATGGCCGCGGCGGCGAAGACGGCAGCATGCAGGGCCTGCTCGAATGCCTGGGTATCCCTTACACCGGCAGCGGCATCCTGGCGTCTGCCTTGGCGATGGACAAGCTGCGCACCAAACAGGTCTGGCACAGCCTCGGCATTCCCACGCCCCGTCACGCCGTGTTGGCCTGCGAGGCCGATTGTATTTCGGCGGCCACGGAACTGGGCTTCCCTTTGATCGTCAAACCGGCCCATGAAGGTTCAAGTATCGGCATGGCGAAAGTGACTTCGCTGCCTGAGTTGACCGCGGCATGGAAAGACGCCAGTTCCTACGATTCGCAAGTGTTGGTCGAGCAGTGGATCACCGGTCCCGAGTTCACCATCGCCACCCTGCGTGACCAGGTGTTGCCCCCGATTGCCCTGGGTACGCCGCACACGTTCTACGACTACGACGCCAAGTACGTGGCCAATGACACCCAGTACCGCATTCCATGCGGGCTGGACAGCGCCAAGGAAAAACAACTGATGGACCTCACGGCCAAGGCCTGTGAGGCGCTGGGTATCGCCGGTTGGGGACGGGCGGACGTGATGCAGGACGCCGACGGGCAGTTCTGGTTCCTGGAAGTCAACACCGCCCCAGGCATGACCGATCACAGCCTGGTACCGATGGCGGCCCGTGCCGCGGGCCTGGATTTCCAGCAACTGGTGCTGTCGATCCTGGCCGCCAGTGTCGGCTCTCAAGAGCCAAGAGGTTAA
- a CDS encoding cell division protein FtsQ/DivIB — MQGASLRHQPSAPGRKPVPRGASRMVAKEPMSARLPKANFGFLKSLFWPVLLVALGFGTYEGAQRLLPYADRPIARISVQGDLSYISQQAVQQRIAPFVASSFFTIDLAGMRKELEQMPWIAHAEVRRVWPDQVSIRLEEQLPVARWGDESLLNNQGQAFTPRELANYEHLPQLFGPQRAQQKVMQQYQVLSQMLRPLGFSIARLELRERGSWFLTTGAGSSGPGIELLLGRGNQVEKMRRFIAIYDKTLKDQITNIARIDLRYANGLAVGWREPVAPTTAEPAVAKN; from the coding sequence ATGCAAGGCGCATCGCTTCGTCATCAGCCATCCGCACCCGGTCGCAAGCCGGTGCCGCGGGGCGCCAGCCGAATGGTGGCCAAAGAGCCGATGTCGGCGCGCCTGCCGAAAGCCAACTTTGGTTTTCTCAAGAGTCTGTTCTGGCCGGTGCTGTTGGTGGCGTTGGGGTTCGGTACGTATGAAGGGGCCCAGCGGCTGTTGCCCTACGCGGACCGGCCGATCGCGCGGATCAGCGTCCAGGGCGACCTGAGCTACATCAGCCAGCAAGCGGTGCAGCAGCGGATCGCCCCATTTGTGGCGTCGAGCTTCTTCACCATCGACCTGGCAGGCATGCGCAAGGAACTGGAGCAGATGCCCTGGATCGCCCATGCCGAAGTACGGCGGGTATGGCCTGACCAGGTATCGATCCGTCTGGAAGAACAACTGCCCGTGGCCCGCTGGGGTGACGAGTCGCTGTTGAACAACCAGGGCCAGGCGTTCACGCCGCGGGAGCTGGCCAACTACGAACATTTACCACAACTGTTCGGCCCTCAGCGGGCCCAGCAGAAAGTCATGCAGCAGTACCAGGTGTTGAGTCAGATGTTGCGGCCGCTGGGCTTCTCCATCGCGCGCCTGGAGTTGCGTGAGCGCGGCAGCTGGTTCCTGACCACTGGCGCAGGCAGCTCGGGGCCGGGCATCGAGCTGCTGCTCGGGCGCGGCAACCAGGTGGAAAAGATGCGCCGCTTCATTGCCATCTATGACAAGACGCTCAAAGACCAGATTACGAACATTGCGCGCATCGATCTGCGCTACGCCAACGGCCTGGCTGTTGGCTGGCGGGAACCTGTAGCGCCCACGACGGCCGAACCCGCCGTCGCGAAGAATTAA
- the ftsA gene encoding cell division protein FtsA yields MANVQSGKMIVGLDIGTSKVVALVGEVADDGTLVIVGIGTHPSRGLKKGVVVNIESTVQSIQRAIEEAQLMAGCRIHSAFVGVAGNHIRSLNSHGIVAIRDREVSSADLERVLDAAQAVAIPADQRVLHTLPQDYVIDNQEGVREPLGMSGVRLEAKVHVVTCAVNAAQNIEKCVRRCGLEIDDIILEQLASAYSVLTDDEKELGVCLVDIGGGTTDIAIFTEGAIRHTAVIPIAGDQVTNDIAMALRTPTQYAEEIKIRYACALAKLAGAGETIKVPSVGERPPRELSRQALAEVVEPRYDELFTLIQAELRRSGYEDLIPAGIVLTGGTSKMEGAVELAEEIFHMPVRLGVPHGVKGLDDVVRNPIYSTGVGLLMYGLQKQSDGVSFSGIGSRDSYNSDEPKAPLFERLQAWVKGNF; encoded by the coding sequence ATGGCAAACGTGCAAAGCGGAAAAATGATCGTCGGTCTGGATATCGGCACTTCCAAGGTGGTTGCGCTGGTAGGCGAGGTCGCGGACGACGGCACGCTGGTCATCGTCGGGATCGGTACCCATCCGTCCCGTGGCTTGAAAAAAGGCGTGGTGGTGAACATCGAGTCCACCGTGCAATCGATCCAGCGCGCCATCGAAGAGGCGCAGCTGATGGCCGGTTGCCGGATCCACTCGGCGTTCGTCGGCGTGGCGGGCAATCACATTCGCAGCCTGAACTCCCACGGCATCGTGGCGATTCGAGACCGTGAAGTCAGCTCCGCTGACCTTGAGCGTGTGCTCGACGCGGCGCAGGCCGTGGCGATCCCGGCCGACCAGCGTGTGTTGCACACCCTGCCGCAGGACTACGTGATCGATAACCAGGAAGGCGTGCGTGAGCCCCTGGGCATGTCCGGCGTGCGCCTGGAAGCCAAGGTCCACGTGGTGACCTGTGCCGTGAACGCTGCGCAGAACATCGAGAAATGCGTGCGCCGTTGCGGCCTGGAAATCGACGACATCATCCTCGAGCAACTGGCCTCGGCCTACTCGGTACTGACCGACGACGAGAAGGAACTGGGCGTGTGCCTGGTGGACATCGGCGGCGGCACCACCGACATCGCGATCTTCACCGAAGGCGCCATCCGCCACACGGCGGTGATCCCGATTGCCGGTGACCAGGTGACCAATGACATCGCCATGGCCTTGCGCACGCCGACCCAGTACGCCGAAGAAATCAAGATCCGCTACGCCTGCGCCCTGGCGAAACTGGCCGGTGCCGGTGAAACCATCAAAGTGCCAAGCGTTGGTGAGCGTCCTCCGCGCGAGTTGTCCCGCCAGGCTTTGGCCGAAGTGGTCGAGCCGCGTTACGACGAACTGTTCACGCTGATCCAGGCTGAGCTGCGTCGCAGTGGCTACGAAGACCTGATCCCGGCCGGCATCGTGCTGACCGGCGGCACGTCGAAGATGGAAGGCGCGGTCGAACTGGCCGAAGAGATTTTCCACATGCCGGTGCGCCTGGGCGTGCCCCATGGTGTCAAGGGCCTGGATGACGTGGTGCGCAACCCGATTTACTCCACCGGCGTTGGCCTGTTGATGTACGGCCTGCAGAAGCAGTCCGACGGGGTTTCGTTCTCGGGCATCGGTAGCCGCGACAGCTACAACAGCGACGAGCCGAAGGCACCGCTGTTCGAGCGGCTCCAGGCTTGGGTCAAAGGCAACTTCTAA
- the ftsZ gene encoding cell division protein FtsZ has translation MFELVDNIPASPVIKVIGVGGGGGNAVNHMVKSNIEGVEFICANTDAQALKSIGARTILQLGTGVTKGLGAGANPEVGRQAALEDRERIAEVLQGTNMVFITTGMGGGTGTGAAPIIAEVAKEMGILTVAVVTRPFPFEGRKRMQIADEGIRLLSESVDSLITIPNEKLLTILGKDASLLSAFAKADDVLAGAVRGISDIIKRPGMINVDFADVRTVMSEMGMAMMGTGCASGPNRAREATEAAIRNPLLEDVNLQGARGILVNITAGPDLSLGEYSDVGSIIEAFASEHAMVKVGTVIDPDMRDELHVTVVATGLGAKIEKPVKVIDNTVHTSMASQPQQQVSSRQDAPAVNYRDLDRPTVMRNQAQAGAATAAKMNPQDDLDYLDIPAFLRRQAD, from the coding sequence ATGTTTGAACTCGTAGACAACATCCCCGCTAGCCCGGTTATCAAAGTAATCGGAGTCGGCGGTGGCGGCGGCAACGCTGTCAACCACATGGTCAAGAGCAACATTGAAGGCGTTGAATTCATCTGCGCCAACACTGATGCCCAGGCGCTGAAATCCATCGGCGCGCGGACCATCCTGCAACTGGGCACCGGCGTGACCAAAGGTCTGGGCGCTGGCGCCAACCCTGAAGTCGGTCGTCAGGCCGCTCTCGAAGACCGCGAACGCATTGCCGAAGTCCTGCAGGGCACCAACATGGTGTTCATCACCACGGGCATGGGCGGCGGTACCGGTACCGGTGCGGCGCCGATCATTGCCGAAGTGGCCAAGGAAATGGGGATCCTCACCGTTGCGGTGGTGACTCGTCCGTTCCCGTTCGAAGGCCGCAAGCGCATGCAGATCGCCGACGAAGGTATCCGTCTGTTGTCTGAAAGCGTCGACTCGTTGATCACCATTCCCAACGAGAAGCTGCTGACCATCCTCGGTAAAGACGCCAGCCTCTTGTCGGCTTTCGCCAAGGCTGACGATGTACTGGCCGGTGCCGTTCGCGGTATCTCCGACATCATCAAGCGTCCGGGCATGATCAACGTCGACTTTGCCGACGTACGGACTGTCATGAGCGAAATGGGCATGGCGATGATGGGCACTGGCTGCGCCAGCGGTCCGAACCGTGCACGCGAGGCCACCGAAGCGGCCATTCGCAACCCGTTGCTCGAAGACGTGAACCTGCAAGGTGCACGCGGCATCCTGGTGAACATCACCGCCGGCCCTGACCTGTCCCTGGGTGAGTACTCCGACGTGGGTAGCATCATCGAAGCCTTCGCTTCCGAGCACGCGATGGTCAAGGTCGGTACCGTTATCGATCCGGACATGCGCGACGAGTTGCACGTTACCGTGGTTGCCACCGGTCTGGGCGCGAAAATCGAGAAACCTGTGAAGGTCATCGACAATACCGTTCACACCTCCATGGCTTCGCAACCGCAACAACAAGTGTCTTCCCGTCAGGACGCACCCGCGGTGAACTACCGTGACCTGGACCGTCCGACCGTCATGCGCAACCAGGCCCAGGCCGGTGCTGCGACTGCCGCGAAGATGAATCCGCAAGACGATCTGGATTACCTGGACATCCCGGCATTCCTGCGTCGTCAGGCCGATTGA
- the lpxC gene encoding UDP-3-O-acyl-N-acetylglucosamine deacetylase, which produces MIKQRTLKNIIRATGVGLHSGEKVYLTLKPAPIDTGIVFCRADLDPVVQIPARAENVGETTMSTTLVNGDTKVDTVEHLLSAMAGLGIDNAYVELSASEVPIMDGSAGPFVFLIQSAGLEEQDAAKKFIRILREVTVEDGDKRATFVPFEGFKVSFEIDFDHPVFRDRTQSASVDFSSTSFVKEVSRARTFGFMSDIEYLRKHNLALGGSVENAIVVDSDGVLNEDGLRYEDEFVKHKILDAIGDLYLLGNSLIGEFKGFKSGHALNNQLLRKLIEQKDAWEVVTFEDASTAPISYMRPVAAV; this is translated from the coding sequence ATGATTAAACAACGCACCCTGAAGAATATTATCCGTGCCACAGGTGTCGGCTTGCACTCCGGTGAGAAGGTCTACCTGACCCTCAAACCCGCGCCTATCGATACCGGCATCGTGTTTTGTCGTGCCGACCTCGACCCTGTGGTGCAGATTCCTGCTCGCGCGGAAAACGTTGGTGAAACCACTATGTCGACCACACTGGTCAACGGTGACACCAAAGTGGACACGGTGGAGCATTTGCTCTCGGCCATGGCTGGCCTGGGCATCGATAACGCCTACGTCGAGCTCTCCGCGTCCGAAGTCCCGATCATGGATGGCAGTGCCGGACCCTTCGTATTCCTGATTCAATCGGCTGGCCTGGAAGAGCAGGACGCAGCCAAGAAGTTCATCCGTATCCTGCGGGAAGTGACAGTAGAAGATGGCGACAAACGCGCCACTTTCGTCCCTTTCGAAGGTTTCAAGGTGAGCTTCGAGATCGATTTCGATCACCCGGTTTTCCGTGACCGCACCCAGAGTGCAAGCGTGGATTTTTCCAGCACTTCGTTCGTAAAAGAAGTCAGCCGCGCCCGTACCTTTGGTTTCATGAGTGACATCGAGTACCTGCGCAAGCACAACCTCGCACTCGGCGGCAGTGTTGAAAACGCGATCGTGGTCGATTCCGATGGCGTGTTGAACGAGGACGGCCTTCGTTATGAAGATGAATTCGTCAAGCACAAGATTCTCGATGCAATCGGCGACCTCTACCTGCTGGGCAATAGCCTGATTGGTGAGTTCAAGGGCTTCAAGTCCGGCCACGCGCTGAACAACCAGCTGCTGCGCAAGTTGATTGAGCAGAAAGATGCTTGGGAAGTCGTGACGTTCGAAGACGCCAGCACCGCACCAATCTCTTACATGCGCCCTGTAGCGGCCGTGTAA
- a CDS encoding sensor domain-containing diguanylate cyclase, translating into MSVSSATPGITPFSIRSERVLIVASSLVVLTILSIVSFLLIREHTSARQEATRAANNIVQLIDADVLRNVELYQLSLQGLISATKRDDMEDVSPTIRHLALFDRSTAAPYKGEILLLDKHGDVIADSASIEPRKGNYADREYFKPHVHDPSLGMKISRPFRSRGAEQDWRISFSHRLSNERGEFLGVAEAAMRLSYFSQLFKSLNIGHGGSVNLVSSDGFLLAQEPPLAEDLIGKDFSKRANFMRILREGNGSFTSVSSLDQAQRLYTFSQVGDLPLIVVVALSSDEVFASWKRTALLVSGATGALCIGLLWLTWLLRHELRRRHHAERELAQLASVDSLTGLANRRTLDETLQQEWLRAQRSGQPLSVMMIDADHFKAFNDRHGHQSGDEALRTLAQLIGRHVRRPADLAARYGGEEFSVVLPETTTAGAFTMAQNVREAVEQLPPARDGDAPMTVSIGIATWAQGPYGDLEQLMFAADKALYQAKASGRNRVVCAM; encoded by the coding sequence ATGAGTGTGAGTAGTGCGACACCCGGCATCACCCCGTTTTCGATACGCTCGGAACGGGTACTGATAGTTGCCAGCTCGCTGGTTGTATTGACCATTCTGAGTATCGTGAGCTTTCTGCTGATCCGCGAACACACCAGCGCCCGACAGGAGGCGACACGTGCGGCGAACAATATCGTTCAATTGATCGACGCCGACGTGCTGCGCAATGTCGAACTGTACCAACTGTCGCTGCAAGGCCTGATCAGCGCTACCAAACGCGACGACATGGAAGACGTTTCTCCGACAATTCGCCACTTGGCCCTGTTCGACCGCTCCACCGCCGCGCCCTATAAAGGCGAAATATTGCTATTGGACAAACACGGAGATGTGATCGCCGACTCTGCCTCGATCGAACCGCGCAAAGGCAATTATGCCGATCGGGAGTATTTCAAGCCCCACGTCCATGACCCAAGCCTGGGCATGAAGATCAGCCGTCCGTTCCGCTCCAGAGGTGCAGAGCAGGACTGGCGCATCAGTTTCAGCCATCGGCTGAGTAATGAACGAGGCGAGTTTTTAGGGGTAGCCGAGGCGGCGATGCGCTTGAGTTACTTCAGCCAGCTGTTCAAGAGCCTAAACATCGGTCATGGCGGCTCGGTCAACCTGGTCAGCAGCGACGGTTTTCTATTGGCACAGGAACCGCCCTTGGCCGAAGACCTGATCGGCAAGGATTTCAGCAAACGAGCGAACTTCATGCGCATCCTGCGCGAAGGCAACGGCAGCTTCACCAGTGTCTCCAGCCTTGATCAGGCGCAGCGCCTGTACACGTTTTCCCAAGTCGGCGACTTGCCGTTGATCGTGGTGGTGGCGCTCTCCTCCGATGAGGTCTTCGCCTCATGGAAACGCACGGCGCTGCTGGTCAGCGGGGCTACGGGGGCATTGTGCATCGGCTTGCTCTGGCTCACCTGGCTGCTGCGTCATGAACTGAGGCGGCGCCACCATGCCGAGCGGGAACTGGCGCAACTGGCGTCCGTCGACTCGCTGACGGGCCTGGCCAACCGCCGGACCCTGGACGAGACGCTGCAACAGGAATGGCTGCGGGCCCAGCGCTCGGGCCAACCGCTGTCAGTCATGATGATTGATGCCGATCACTTCAAGGCATTCAACGATCGTCATGGCCACCAAAGTGGTGATGAGGCCTTGCGCACCCTGGCGCAGCTGATCGGCAGGCATGTCCGTCGACCGGCCGACCTGGCAGCGCGTTACGGTGGTGAGGAGTTCTCGGTGGTACTGCCGGAAACCACCACCGCTGGCGCCTTTACCATGGCCCAGAACGTTCGTGAGGCGGTGGAGCAACTGCCGCCGGCCCGCGACGGCGATGCTCCCATGACAGTCAGCATCGGCATTGCCACTTGGGCCCAAGGGCCGTATGGCGACCTCGAACAACTCATGTTCGCTGCCGACAAGGCGCTATACCAGGCCAAGGCCAGTGGGCGTAATCGTGTGGTTTGCGCGATGTAA
- a CDS encoding heavy metal sensor histidine kinase, with protein sequence MTLPDSIALRLSGMFTLVAALVFLLIGGALYQQVEKGLGLLPEAELDARYSVLESTVGRYGTPEHWVKINNKLRLLGEEDKRIHFWIVSGDPRFEYGSPDPQIRAFAEGPLGKRDLKLTEQQYPMKVLVSQFPAKDQRPPLRFMIGIDTLTFYQTQHHLLVALVSLAIVGVILASLLGYWVARIGLKPLIRLSDEAQRLTPPRLSGRLQMSPLPPELSQFVSSFNATLDRVEQAYSRLESFNADVAHELRSPLTNLIGQTQVALTRGRSAEHYFEVLQSNLEELERLRSIINDMLFLASADQGSKATKLTSTSLAGEVATTLDYLDFILEDAQVQVRVSGDAQAKIEIAHLRRALINLLSNAVQHTAPGQVIEVCIEALGDQVSLGVTNPGEPITDEHLPRLFERFYRVDASRSNSGANHGLGLAIVKAIALMHGGDVFVRSDHGANTFGIRLPA encoded by the coding sequence ATGACTTTGCCCGACAGTATCGCCCTGCGCCTGAGCGGCATGTTCACGCTGGTGGCGGCATTGGTGTTCCTGTTGATCGGCGGGGCCTTGTACCAGCAAGTCGAAAAGGGCCTGGGCCTGTTGCCGGAAGCCGAACTCGATGCGCGCTACAGCGTGCTCGAGTCCACGGTTGGCCGCTACGGCACGCCCGAGCACTGGGTAAAAATCAATAACAAGCTGCGGTTGCTGGGCGAGGAAGACAAGCGCATCCACTTCTGGATCGTCAGCGGCGATCCGCGCTTTGAATATGGCAGCCCCGATCCGCAGATCCGCGCCTTCGCCGAAGGTCCGCTGGGCAAGCGCGACCTGAAACTGACGGAGCAGCAATACCCGATGAAAGTGCTCGTGAGCCAGTTCCCGGCCAAGGACCAGCGTCCACCGCTGCGCTTCATGATCGGCATCGACACCCTGACGTTCTACCAGACCCAGCACCATTTGCTGGTGGCGTTGGTGAGCCTGGCGATTGTCGGGGTGATCCTGGCTTCCCTGCTGGGCTACTGGGTGGCGCGCATCGGTCTCAAGCCGCTGATCAGGCTGTCCGATGAAGCCCAACGCCTGACCCCGCCCCGCCTGTCCGGGCGCTTGCAGATGTCACCTTTGCCGCCGGAGCTCAGTCAGTTCGTCAGTTCCTTCAACGCCACCCTCGACCGGGTCGAACAGGCGTATTCACGGTTGGAGTCGTTCAACGCCGATGTCGCCCATGAACTGCGCTCGCCCCTGACCAACCTGATCGGCCAGACCCAGGTGGCGCTGACCCGTGGGCGCTCGGCCGAGCATTACTTCGAGGTGCTGCAATCGAATCTCGAAGAGCTGGAGCGACTGCGCTCGATCATCAACGACATGCTGTTCCTCGCCAGCGCCGACCAGGGCAGCAAAGCCACCAAACTCACCAGCACCTCCCTGGCCGGTGAAGTAGCGACCACCCTCGACTACCTGGACTTCATCCTCGAAGACGCTCAGGTCCAGGTCCGGGTCAGCGGCGATGCCCAGGCCAAGATCGAGATCGCTCATCTGCGCCGGGCGCTGATCAACTTGCTGAGCAACGCGGTGCAACACACCGCGCCAGGGCAAGTCATCGAGGTGTGCATTGAAGCCCTTGGCGACCAAGTCAGCCTCGGCGTCACCAACCCAGGAGAACCGATTACCGACGAACACCTGCCGCGCCTGTTCGAACGGTTCTACCGGGTGGATGCTTCCCGCAGCAACAGTGGGGCCAACCATGGCCTGGGACTGGCCATCGTCAAGGCAATCGCACTGATGCATGGCGGGGATGTATTCGTACGCAGTGACCACGGAGCCAATACCTTCGGAATCCGTTTGCCGGCTTGA
- a CDS encoding heavy metal response regulator transcription factor: MRVLIIEDEEKTADYLHRGLTEQGYTVDVAPDGVEGLHLALESDYAVIVLDVMLPGLDGFGVLRALRARKQTPVIMLTARERVEDRIRGLRDGADDYLGKPFSFLELVARLQALTRRSGSHEPVQVSIADLWVDLISRKATRSGQRLDLTAKEFSLLSVLARRQGEILSKTAIAEMVWDINFDSDANVVEVAIKRLRAKLDGPFEQKLLHTIRGMGYVLESRE, translated from the coding sequence ATGCGCGTTCTGATCATCGAAGATGAAGAAAAAACCGCGGATTATCTGCATCGCGGCCTGACCGAACAGGGCTACACCGTGGACGTGGCGCCGGACGGCGTCGAGGGGCTGCACCTGGCGCTGGAAAGCGATTACGCAGTGATCGTGCTAGACGTGATGCTGCCAGGCCTGGACGGCTTCGGCGTGCTGCGTGCCCTGCGCGCCCGCAAGCAGACGCCGGTGATCATGCTCACCGCCCGCGAACGGGTCGAAGACCGCATCAGGGGCCTGCGCGACGGCGCCGATGACTACCTGGGAAAACCGTTTTCCTTCCTGGAACTGGTGGCCCGCCTGCAAGCCCTGACCCGCCGCAGCGGCAGCCATGAACCGGTGCAGGTCAGCATCGCCGACCTGTGGGTCGACCTGATCAGCCGCAAAGCCACCCGCTCAGGCCAACGCCTGGACCTGACCGCCAAGGAATTTTCGCTGCTCAGCGTCCTGGCGCGCCGCCAGGGCGAAATACTGTCGAAAACCGCCATTGCCGAGATGGTCTGGGACATCAACTTCGACAGCGACGCCAACGTGGTGGAAGTGGCGATCAAACGCCTGCGAGCCAAGCTCGACGGGCCGTTTGAACAGAAATTGCTGCACACGATTCGCGGGATGGGTTATGTACTGGAGAGCAGAGAATGA